Within Paeniglutamicibacter psychrophenolicus, the genomic segment GATCGGGTATCCGTGGAACGTCGGACAATTGCCGTCTGATGACATCTGCAAAGTCGACAATATAGAATACCGCCGACTTTTACCTCGGAGTTTACCGGCCGAGTTATCGCGACGGATCGACTTGCAGACAAGCATGCTTCGTGAAGCTGTACGAATTCATTCTCCGGCGGTGCTACACACGACAACCGAGTTTGTGAATGGTATCTCGGTTGGAACCGTGGCCGCAGAGAATGAACTTCCGTGGGTATACGAAGTCCGTGGTCAATTGGCAGATACGTGGCTCTCGGCTTGTGACGAACGATCTGAACAATCATTCAGATATCGAAATTTCAAGCAAGCCGAAGCCACTGTGGCTAATGCCGCGAGTGCTGTGATTACGCTCGGTGAGGCAATGAAGCAAGAATTGGTTGCGGGCGGGGTTGATCCTACGAAGATCTTAGTGTGCCCCAACGCGGTAGGGGAGGAATACATTTCAGAGCTGCCGGACAAAAATGAATGCCTAAATGAACTGGGCTTGAACCCGGAGCATCTTTACATTGGAACCGTTTCGAGTCTAGTCGGATACGAAGGACTGGATCTATTGGTTTATTCATTCGCGGAGTTGTCAACAGAGTTTGAGGAACTCAGGTTATTGATTGTCGGTGATGGTACGGAACGTGCCTCGCTAGAGTCATTGGCGAAGGCTTTGGGCGTG encodes:
- a CDS encoding glycosyltransferase family 4 protein — translated: MSVLAGRYEGLKSTGAQLGRPKLALHLVTNSLPSTNSGYTQRTHSVLSSIQDTGWAVAAYSRIGYPWNVGQLPSDDICKVDNIEYRRLLPRSLPAELSRRIDLQTSMLREAVRIHSPAVLHTTTEFVNGISVGTVAAENELPWVYEVRGQLADTWLSACDERSEQSFRYRNFKQAEATVANAASAVITLGEAMKQELVAGGVDPTKILVCPNAVGEEYISELPDKNECLNELGLNPEHLYIGTVSSLVGYEGLDLLVYSFAELSTEFEELRLLIVGDGTERASLESLAKALGVSDRVVFPGRVEKSIARKYHRVMDVFVVPRRDLAVTRAVTPLKPVEALASEVPVVVADLPALREIVTDGVDGYCYRPEDQSDLVSKLRLLLNDANRRQRFGAAGRQKVLSTRTWAGNAAKIADLYGSLTGRPKKASQ